From the Taeniopygia guttata chromosome 20, bTaeGut7.mat, whole genome shotgun sequence genome, one window contains:
- the LIME1 gene encoding lck-interacting transmembrane adapter 1 isoform X1, with protein sequence MTIRGCPFLPRIARRSGRSGRGAVLGCARSRLRAQTQPTPGETTASAARKPRCVCSVSAHSRLLLRERESSLRDVGNVREALTGTCCGIKNEILQAGRQGREHDWIPVLHTHRILNSCKAQPCSGAASSSPMAATSGEGTAGTRLLPAGTALALLGGLVYLGTLCAACNRRGRKKVAPDGVKLVDEALLCQTQLRSLSKSDTKLHELYRVKVRDDVQRPASLNLPGPTAPGGESLHSSGLLHRELPQIPVPEPPDTSPAPDQTYSNLLFTPLRKPVPDAVYECLAVGGEGTPVPPMPAGTQVSPPRAVHGAADYACVHKVKKAVSVEVQDGAVAGPPGAQHCGDGAGGAPKAKLEEMYSTVCKATKKKSQVSASTPRAVKEAGSGWPPPCQQEGAPAAPGPPDPCYESINDRAWTAQARGPDPDYEAVDINWKKATKRDKPGKPRVPENLYESVADVWAGGSQKGSARTAANGLEVYITNL encoded by the exons ATGACGATCCGGGGCTGCCCGTTCTTACCTCGCATTGCCCGGCGCTCCGGGAGGAGCGGGCGGGGAGCGGTGCTCGGGTGTGCCCGGAGCCGGCTGCGAGCACAGACCCAGCCTACCCCGGGTGAAACCACCGCCTCCGCGGCCAGGAAGCCGCggtgtgtgtgctctgtgtctGCTCACAGCCGGCTGCTCCTCCGGGAGCGGGAGAGCTCGCTTCGGGATGTTGGAAATGTGCGGGAGGCGCTGACTGGGACTTGCTGCGggataaaaaatgaaattctccAGGCTGGCCGGCAGGGAAGAGAGCATGATTGGATCCCTGTGCTCCACACTCACCGGATTTTGAATTCCTGCAA agctcagccctgcagtggtGCTGCAAGCAGCTCCCCCATGGCTGCCACCAGCGgcgaggggacagcagggacccggctcctgccagctggcactgccctggccctgctcgGTGGCCTGGTCTACCTGGGCACCCTGTGTGCTGCCTGTAATAG gaggggcaggaagaAGGTCGCTCCGGATGGGGTGAAGCTCGTGGATGAG gccctgctctgccagacCCAGCTGCGCTCACTCAGCAAGTCGGACACGAAGCTGCACGAGCTGTACCGGGTGAAGGTCAGAGACGACG TCCAGCGTCCGGCCAGCCTGAATCTCCCCGGTCCCACGGCCCCTGGAGGCGAatccctgcacagctctggcCTCCTGCACCGTGAGCTGCCCCAGATCCCTGTCCCTGAGCCCCCGGACACTTCCCCAGCCCCCGACCAGACCTACTCCAACCTGCTCTTCACCCCGCTGCGGAAACCAGTGCCAGACGCTGTCTATGAGTGCCTGGCCGTTGGGGGGGAGGGCACCCCGGTGCCCCCCATGCCAGCTGGcacccaggtgtcccctccACGGGCTGTGCATGGGGCAGCTGATTATGCCTGCGTCCATAAAGTGAAGAAGGCAGTGTCGGTGGAGGTGCAGGATGGGGCTGTGGCAGGACcccctggagcacagcactgcGGGGATGGTGCAGGCGGTGCCCCCAAGGCCAAG ctggaggagatgTACTCGACGGTGTGCAAAGCCACCAAGAAGAAATCCCAGGTCTCTGCATCAACCCCGAGGGCTGTGAAGGAGGCAGGGTCTGGGTGGCCTCCCCCATGCCAGCAGGagggagccccagcagccccaggtcccCCTGACCCCTGTTACGAGTCCATCAACGACAGAGCATGGACTGCTCAGGCCCGTGGCCCCGACCCTGACTATGAGGCTGTGGACATTAACTGGAAGAAGGCAACAAAACGGGACAAGCCAGGGAAGCCCCGTGTCCCCGAGAACCTGTACGAGAGCGTGGCGGACGTCTGGGCAGGGGGGTCCCAGAAAGGCTCTGCCCGGACAGCAGCCAATGGGCTGGAGGTTTACATCACCAACCTATAG
- the LIME1 gene encoding lck-interacting transmembrane adapter 1 isoform X2: MAATSGEGTAGTRLLPAGTALALLGGLVYLGTLCAACNRRGRKKVAPDGVKLVDEALLCQTQLRSLSKSDTKLHELYRVKVRDDVQRPASLNLPGPTAPGGESLHSSGLLHRELPQIPVPEPPDTSPAPDQTYSNLLFTPLRKPVPDAVYECLAVGGEGTPVPPMPAGTQVSPPRAVHGAADYACVHKVKKAVSVEVQDGAVAGPPGAQHCGDGAGGAPKAKLEEMYSTVCKATKKKSQVSASTPRAVKEAGSGWPPPCQQEGAPAAPGPPDPCYESINDRAWTAQARGPDPDYEAVDINWKKATKRDKPGKPRVPENLYESVADVWAGGSQKGSARTAANGLEVYITNL; the protein is encoded by the exons ATGGCTGCCACCAGCGgcgaggggacagcagggacccggctcctgccagctggcactgccctggccctgctcgGTGGCCTGGTCTACCTGGGCACCCTGTGTGCTGCCTGTAATAG gaggggcaggaagaAGGTCGCTCCGGATGGGGTGAAGCTCGTGGATGAG gccctgctctgccagacCCAGCTGCGCTCACTCAGCAAGTCGGACACGAAGCTGCACGAGCTGTACCGGGTGAAGGTCAGAGACGACG TCCAGCGTCCGGCCAGCCTGAATCTCCCCGGTCCCACGGCCCCTGGAGGCGAatccctgcacagctctggcCTCCTGCACCGTGAGCTGCCCCAGATCCCTGTCCCTGAGCCCCCGGACACTTCCCCAGCCCCCGACCAGACCTACTCCAACCTGCTCTTCACCCCGCTGCGGAAACCAGTGCCAGACGCTGTCTATGAGTGCCTGGCCGTTGGGGGGGAGGGCACCCCGGTGCCCCCCATGCCAGCTGGcacccaggtgtcccctccACGGGCTGTGCATGGGGCAGCTGATTATGCCTGCGTCCATAAAGTGAAGAAGGCAGTGTCGGTGGAGGTGCAGGATGGGGCTGTGGCAGGACcccctggagcacagcactgcGGGGATGGTGCAGGCGGTGCCCCCAAGGCCAAG ctggaggagatgTACTCGACGGTGTGCAAAGCCACCAAGAAGAAATCCCAGGTCTCTGCATCAACCCCGAGGGCTGTGAAGGAGGCAGGGTCTGGGTGGCCTCCCCCATGCCAGCAGGagggagccccagcagccccaggtcccCCTGACCCCTGTTACGAGTCCATCAACGACAGAGCATGGACTGCTCAGGCCCGTGGCCCCGACCCTGACTATGAGGCTGTGGACATTAACTGGAAGAAGGCAACAAAACGGGACAAGCCAGGGAAGCCCCGTGTCCCCGAGAACCTGTACGAGAGCGTGGCGGACGTCTGGGCAGGGGGGTCCCAGAAAGGCTCTGCCCGGACAGCAGCCAATGGGCTGGAGGTTTACATCACCAACCTATAG
- the SLC2A4RG gene encoding SLC2A4 regulator has protein sequence MDPPRPPAVLMPARRRRRPPTPPAPPAARANAAKAPLGSEGWLGEPPPRQDPAGQEAMLRALDAGLERCLALHSAVQCIPVPRHRKLSGKAGIDEVMAAAVLTSLSASPLVLGHPPATHAPEPGSEVWKEAPAMSSSCSSSSNTSGDWSWDPSSDRSTPSTPSPPLSSHVPSTFLPGPLPDEGPDEPDGTHFVFGEPTPRKRKNSTKVMFKCLWKSCGKVLSSSSGMQKHIRTMHLGRKADLEQSDGEEDFYYTELDVDVDALTDGLSSLTPVSPTSSVPPAFPGPEAPLLPALPTLELALASPCSPPGLPGRCHVHTDHAYQGCRTPPRPPVSPTVPTPPPPKPPAVPRRPRGEAKKCRKVYGMEHREMWCTACRWKKACQRFLD, from the exons aTGGaccccccgcgcccgcccgcggTCCTAatgcccgcccgccgccgccgccgcccgccaacgccgcccgcgccgcccgccgcccgcgccaACGCCGCCAAG GCTCCGCTGGGATCCgagggctggctgggggagccgccgccgcgccAGGACCCGGCCGGCCAGGAGGCGATGCTGCGGGCGCTGGACGCGGGGCTGGAGCGCTGCCTGGCGCTGCACTCGGCCGTGCAGTGCATCCCCGTGCCCCGGCACAG GAAGCTCTCGGGCAAGGCGGGCATTGATGAGGTGATGGCAGCCGCGGTGCTCACCAGCCTCTCCGCCAGCCCGCTGGTGCTTGGGCACCCACCGGCCACACATGCCCCAG AGCCTGGCAGCGAGGTCTGGAAGGAGGCTCCTGCCAtgtcctccagctgcagcagcagcagcaacaccaGCGGGGACTGGAGCTGGGACCCCTCCAGCGACCGATCCACCCCCTCCACCCCCTCACCCCCCCTCTCCAGCCACGTCCCCAGCACCTTCCTGCCTGGCCCGCTGCCGGATGAGGGCCCTGATGAGCCCGACGGCACCCACTTCGTCTTTGGAGAGCCCACCCCACGGAAGAGGAAG AACTCCACCAAGGTGATGTTCAAGTGCTTGTGGAAGAGCTGCGGCAAAgttctcagcagctcctcagggatGCAGAAGCACATCCGAACCATGCACCTTGG ccGGAAAGCTGACCTGGAGCAGAGCGATGGCGAGGAGGATTTCTACTACACGGAGCTGGACGTGGACGTGGACGCGCTGACTGACGGGCTCTCCAGCCTCACCCCGGTCTCTCCCACCTCCTCGGTGCCTCCCGCCTTTCCCGGCCCCGAGGCTCCTCTGCTGCCGGCGCTGCCGACCCTCGAGCTGGCCCTGgcctccccctgcagccccccgggCCTCCCCGGCCGCTGCCACGTCCACACTGACCACGCGTACCAG GGCTGCCGGACCCCCCCACGGCCACCGGtgtcccccactgtccccaccccGCCACCGCCCAAGCCACCGGCCGTGCCCAG GCGGCCGCGGGGGGAGGCCAAGAAGTGCCGCAAGGTGTACGGCATGGAGCACCGGGAGATGTGGTGCACGGCGTGCCGCTGGAAGAAGGCCTGCCAGCGCTTCCTCGACTGA